CCATTGCTAAAGATTCAGTAAAACCAGCAAGTAGACGGCAATGGTTTTCAACGAAGCTTTAGGGAATTCAAATAGTTAAAGTGTATCAGACCTTTTCCAAGGGGGTAGCTAGTTATTATCATTACAAGTAGTGTTTACAAAAAATGCTAAATTGCCTCCACACGAAGTAATACTCAAACCAAAAAAGGTTAAACAATCAATACAATCAGTGTAATATAGTTTGCTAAGCTGATATAAAGCTAAGGAATGACTTACACTCAAACTTTAGTCAGCTAAAATAGAACCTAGCCAACCACTTCATCCATTCATTTTAGACTTAAGTTGATGAATAGAAAGAAAAAAATCGAGCCGCTAGCTGGTGAAGAACTTCTCAAAAAAGTCAGAGAGTTAGAGAATCTCAGCAAAGAAGAAAAGGCTAAAGCCTGCGGGTACTACACCGTTACTAAAAATGGTGTCGAGCGCGTAAACATGATGAAATTCTTGAATGCCTTGATTGATGCAGAAGGAATTGAGTTAGATAGTGCTCCCAGTGCAAATGGGCGTGGGGGACGCAGTGCTAGCTATAGAATTAGTGTGCAGTCAAACGGTAACTTACTGATTGGTTCAGCTTATACAAAACAGATGGGTTTGCAGCCAGGAGATGAGTTTGAAATTACTTTAGGGCGTAAGCATATTCATCTCAAGCAGCTGGATCGAGAAGAACTTGAAGAAGCAGTAGCGTCTTAATACGACCTACTGACAATGATATGAGTTTTGAGATCAGTGGAATACTGTTTAGCTGTTGGGGACTTTAAGTTCGGTTCCCCCCTTACTCAAGGGGGGTGGGGGGGATCGAAGGCTGGAATTATTGACCATAAATTTCCAAAGGATGGCTACCCACCTTTGTGTCTTGATTTCGTGGTAGAACTGCGATCGCTAACTGACGATTTGACAGAACTGGAATTTAGGATGCAGGAGTACATAGACAATGGAGCACAATTAGGTTGGTTAATTAATCCTCAAGATTGTCAAGTTGAAATATACAGGCAAGGACAGCAAAAAGACGTTTTGCAGTTGTTATTACTCTTAATCGAGAAGATTTTATCGCTCTTCATAAACAGGGCAAAGCTCATAGCGGTATTTTTATTTGTAAAGAAGATCGAGATTATCAAGGACAAGCAGAGAAAATTCATGAATTCATAAGCCTTATCCATCTCGCAGGTAAACTACTGCGTATTCATATAGAAGAATTTTGACACTCCCCATGCCTAGAAGGCAGGGGATTCTTGCTTCACGGGGATGGCAATGAATTTACCCTCAGCAAGCATCGTAGGCGTTGGAAGGGAAGGGAAGGCTATTGCTTGCATTATGTCAGAATTGACATAGAATATTAAGTGGATGACAGATTTAATTAGGAAACCCCTTGCTTGGCTCAGTGGTGAAGTTAAAACTCCTCCATTTTCTAGTGGCGCTCGGATTGAAGCGGGCTTCTACTTGCGAAAAATTCAAAATGGTGAAAGCTTGCCAATGCCTGTTTCTCGACCTATGCCAAGTATTGGTGCCAATTGCCACGAGCTACGCATCGTTGATTCGGAAGTGGATAAAACTTGGCGAACTGTTTACTGTATCGACGAAGATGCCATTCTCATCCTAGAGGTGTTTCCCAAGAAAACAGCTCAGACACCGCAGCAGGTAATCAAAAATTGCCAAAGGAGACTAAAGCAGTATTACTCATAAATTTATGGAGATTTATTTATGGATGGAATTAAGCGTCAGCGATTAGAAGCAAAAGGTTGGAAATTTGGGACGGCGGAGGAATTTCTTGGGCTCTCGCCAGAAGAGGCAGCATTCGTAGAACTGAAGTTAGCACTTAGCAAGCGTTTAAAAGAGTTGCGAGTGAGCCATCAGCTTTCTCAAAATGCTCTGGCACGACGGCTGAATTCTAGCCAGTCGCGAGTAGCAAAGATGGAAGCTGGCGATCCATCAGTTTCAACCGATCTTCTCATTCGTGCCTTGTTCTCGGTGGGTGCTACACCTCAAGACCTAGCTGAAGCTATTGCTCCGGTTGAACCTACCAAAACAAAAAGCGCTTCTCGGTCTTGCGCGGTGCTAGAAAGATAGCGGAAATTATGGCAATTCTTTATCGTTCATTTTTTTGAGCAAGACAGCGATCGCCCGTTCGCTCGAATGTGCTAGCCACTAGTTTAGGAAAACTGTTGCCGCTCCTGAGGAGCAATGCATCTTTGCTACCTCCGAATTTACGATCGCAGCGATCGCACTGGTTCAAGTATTTACAACGGAGTAGATTACCAGAGCTTGTACTTCAACGCTTGCTTAATGTTTGTGATGCTACAAATGCAGTAGTTGTAAGCGTACCACTTAACCGTGCCATAGCCGAAACTATCCATCAAATTCCTCGTGACTCTATACCAGATATGCCTGGGTGTCAAAATG
This window of the Chroococcidiopsis sp. CCMEE 29 genome carries:
- a CDS encoding AbrB family transcriptional regulator; the protein is MNRKKKIEPLAGEELLKKVRELENLSKEEKAKACGYYTVTKNGVERVNMMKFLNALIDAEGIELDSAPSANGRGGRSASYRISVQSNGNLLIGSAYTKQMGLQPGDEFEITLGRKHIHLKQLDREELEEAVAS
- a CDS encoding type II toxin-antitoxin system RelE/ParE family toxin, which gives rise to MTDLIRKPLAWLSGEVKTPPFSSGARIEAGFYLRKIQNGESLPMPVSRPMPSIGANCHELRIVDSEVDKTWRTVYCIDEDAILILEVFPKKTAQTPQQVIKNCQRRLKQYYS
- a CDS encoding helix-turn-helix transcriptional regulator — its product is MDGIKRQRLEAKGWKFGTAEEFLGLSPEEAAFVELKLALSKRLKELRVSHQLSQNALARRLNSSQSRVAKMEAGDPSVSTDLLIRALFSVGATPQDLAEAIAPVEPTKTKSASRSCAVLER